In Alkalimarinus alittae, the DNA window GAAGCAGCTTATCAATGCTTTCTTGAACCTGATCTAGATACTGCTTATCTTGAGAAATCAAAATCGATTGAGCATTTTCATCATGCTCAGCCTGCGAGAACAGATCCATCGCAATCCAATCGGGGTCCGTTTTTCCATCACAAATTACTAATATTTCAGAAGGGCCGGCAATCATATCAATACCTACCGTACCAAACACTTCTCGCTTCGCGGTTGCGACGTAAATATTTCCAGGCCCTACGATTTTATCTACCGCCGGTACCGTCTCTGAGCCATAGGCTAACGCTGCAACAGCTTGCGCACCGCCAATTGTAAATACCCGATCAACACCACTAATTGCAGCAGCAGCCAATACAAGTTCATTAACCTCACCTTTAGGTGTGGGCACCACCATAATCAACTCTTTTACACCTGCAACCTTGGCTGGGATAGCGTTCATCAATACTGATGAAGGATATGCCGCCTTACCACCAGGCACATATAAACCTACTCGATCCATCGCGACTACTTGCTGACCCAAAACCGTACCATCTGCTTCAGTATAATTCCAAGAAGACTGTATTTGCTTCTCGTGATAGCTACGCACTCTATCTGCAGCAGTCTGAAGCGCTTGTTTCTGTTCTGGTGTGACTTTATCGAGTGCTTCAATCAGTCGTTGTTGCGAGATTTCTAATTCAGCCATCGAACGGGCATCAACACTGTCGAAGCGTTGAGTGTATTCTAGTATCGCAGCATCTCCCCGCCCCTTTACGTGCGATAGGATATCTTTAACCACCTCGTGCACTTGGTGGTCCGCAGCTTCATCCCATGCTAATACTTTACTTAACTGCTCATCAAAAGCTGTATCCGATGAGATGAGTCGAGTTATGGATACTCCAGTCGTCGTACTTTTATCATTCATGAGGGCGGTACCTATCAAGGAAATCTAATATAAAATAAACATTAAATCATCAGGCCAAGCGGTTAGCAGGCCTGAAGTAGAATCGAGGCATATATTGAACAACAAGTGAAGCAGTTAAATTACTTAACCGCTTCAGCTAATTGATCAATAATAGATTGAATATGATGGTGTTTCATCTTCATTGAGGCGCGATTAACCACCAAACGAGAGCTGATATTATGAATAAGCTCACGAGGCTCAAGCCCATTTGCTTTTAAGGTATTGCCTGTATCAACGATATCAACAATTTCATCAGCTAACCCTAAAATAGGAGCAAGCTCCATTGCGCCATAAAGCTTAATAATATCGGCCTGAATACCCTGTCGAGCATAATACTGTTTAGCCAAGTTAACGAACTTAGTAGCGACCTTTAGACGCCCTTTAACTGGCTTCGCACCGGTTTTAGCGGCCGTCATCAAACGGCACTCAGATATTTTCAGATCTAGAGGCTCGTAAAGGCCATCAGCCCCGTGCTCCATTAATACATCTTTACCCGTCACGCCCATATCTGCACCGCCATACTGAACGTAAGTAGGCACATCGGTCGCTCTGATAATAATCAATTTAACCCGACTATCCGTCGTATCAAAAATCAGTTTTCTGCTTTTCGATATATCTTCTAAAGGCTCAATGCCGGCTGCCGCGATCAACGGCAGAGTTTCTTTTAATATCCGCCCTTTGGACAAAGCAATTGTCAGCGTATCGCTCATGTAACTCTCTCAATCTCTATAAACGTGTATTATTGGCTAACCTGGAAGGCGTCTTATTTTCGCACCCAGCAACTGCAGCTTCTCTTCGATACACTCATATCCACGGTCAATGTGATAAATGCGCTCAACATAGGTCTCACCTTTAGCTACTAGACCTGCAATGACCAAGCTCGCAGACGCTCGAAGGTCGGTCGCCATAACCGGTGCACCGTTTAGGCGATCTACGCCATTAATAATCGCCGTATTGCCTTCTAAACGAATTTGAGCACCCATTCGATTTAGCTCATGGCAGTGCATAAAACGATTTTCAAATATAGTTTCAGTGACGGACCCAGTGCCTTCGGCTACTGCATTCAGCGTAACAAACTGCGCTTGCATATCAGTAGGAAATGCAGGGTAAGGTGCGGTTCTTATATTAACGGCTTTTGGGCGGTTTCCTTTCATATCGAGTTCAATCCAGTCTTTACCGGTTGAGATATGAGCACCCGCTTCTTCAAGCTTAAGCAATACTGCCTCTAATAAACCTTCTCGTGTATCTTTTAGTTTAACCCGCCCTCTGGCAGCGGCAGCGGCAACAAGATAAGTCCCCGTTTCAACACGATCAGGTAAAACCTCATAGTGACAGCCATGTAACCGGCTAACACCGTTTACGATAATAGTGTCTGTACCATGGCCTGTTATATCTGCGCCCATCGCGATCAGACATTCTGCCAAATCAACAATTTCGGGCTCTCTTGCAGAGTTTTCAAGGGTTGTTTTACCATCAGCTAGGGTCGCAGCCATTAGCAAGTTTTCGGTACCTGTCACCGTCACGGTATCCATGAAGATGTGAGCACCTTTTAATCGGCCATTAGTAGACGCTTTTATATAGCCGTCTTCTACCACTATATTGGCGCCCATTGCTTCAAGTCCGCGGATATGAAGGTCAACCGGTCTACTTCCGATTGCACAGCCACCCGGTAACGATACTTCAGCCTGCCCAAAATGAGCCAGCATAGGCCCTAACACTAAAATCGAGGCCCTCATGGTTTTTACGAGTTCATACGGCGCAGTAAAATGCTTAATAGTATTAGCATTAACTTCTACGCTCATTTTCTCATCAATTAAGACTTCAACCCCCATACGACCTAATAACTCGATCATGGTGGTAATGTCATGTAAATGCGGCAAATTACTCACACTAACAGGCTCATCGGCTAATAGTGTGGCCGCCAATATTGGCAGCGCGGCATTTTTAGCACCTGAAATACGTATTTCACCATCTAATTGCTGACCACCGGTTATGACAAGCTTATCCACGAGACATCCTGATTTTAGTTGTAGTTAAAGTAATGAGGAATAACGATTCCACAAGCTGAGTCTAGCTAACCTTTTGCCATTCTGCAGGCGTATACGTCTTCATAGTGATCGCATGAATGGTACCGTCTGCGATATATGAGTTAAGACATGCATAAACTGTTTGCTGTCTTTTCACAGAAGAAAGACCTTCAAACACTTCACCAACAATAGTCAACTGAAAATGATTGCCTTCACCTGCTACTTTGACCTCACAGCCCTGAAGCGACTCAGTAAGAATTTTTGCTACGTCTTCTGCTTGCATTGCTTAGCCTTTATCTACTTTCATTAATATTGAAAATTAAGTCTACATGGTCGTATCGAGTGTAATGGGATACAACTATAAGACGAAAATACGCCATGATACCGAAAAGCAAGTCGCTAAAGAAGACAAAAAGAAAGAATCTGCTCAGCTTTAAGCAGATTCAAAAGGCAGTATCAACTCCAAACCACTCACTCTTGCCATATCGAATAACTGACTCGGAAGATGAGCAATTGTTAAAGACACATTATTATGCTTAGCAAACCGTAACCAAGACAGCAGCAAAGAAAGCGTAATGGTATTTGCTGAACTCAACCTCGCCAAGTCAATTATACCTTTTGACGCCATTCGACTGATGATAGCTTCACCGTTACTTCGTATAGATACAACATTATCAGCAGTAACATCTCCGACAAGCATTAACGTGTCAGTATTTAGGGCATTTACCTCAGCAACCATTTAGACTATCTCCATACCTTTACGACATTGATTTATTGCGCTGAAGCGTCAGCGCTCTCAACATCTATTTGAGCACTCCAACTTTCAATCACTTTATCTATATCGCCTTGCTGTGTTCTCATTTCTTGACTAAAACGATCTCTAAAAGCTAACCCTACATTAACGCCGTTGACAATCACATTCTCAAGCATCCACTTGTTGTTTTTGCCATAGTTCATTGAATAAACAACAGGGTACTGATTACCACTCGCAGAGGTTACAACGAGATTCACCGATGCTTTTTTATCACTACGAGGATTAACCATCACGTCTTCGACACTTATTTCAAACGCACCACTTTCGACTAGCGCTTTAGAATAGGCTACATATAAGCTTTGCTTAAACGAATCTAGAAACCTAGCGCGTTGGTCTTTGGTCGCCGTTCTGGCATTCTTACCCATCACACGAGCAGCAATTCGTTTAAAATCGACCAACTTACTTAATGCGATATCCATTTCACGGTAAAATCGCTCAGGATTTTCATCATACGTCGCTTTTTCTTGATTTAGCTTTTCAACTAACTGAGACGTACTATCTTCGACAATCTTTTTTACGTCACTCTCAATGCTGCCTGCCACAGCAA includes these proteins:
- the murA gene encoding UDP-N-acetylglucosamine 1-carboxyvinyltransferase — protein: MDKLVITGGQQLDGEIRISGAKNAALPILAATLLADEPVSVSNLPHLHDITTMIELLGRMGVEVLIDEKMSVEVNANTIKHFTAPYELVKTMRASILVLGPMLAHFGQAEVSLPGGCAIGSRPVDLHIRGLEAMGANIVVEDGYIKASTNGRLKGAHIFMDTVTVTGTENLLMAATLADGKTTLENSAREPEIVDLAECLIAMGADITGHGTDTIIVNGVSRLHGCHYEVLPDRVETGTYLVAAAAARGRVKLKDTREGLLEAVLLKLEEAGAHISTGKDWIELDMKGNRPKAVNIRTAPYPAFPTDMQAQFVTLNAVAEGTGSVTETIFENRFMHCHELNRMGAQIRLEGNTAIINGVDRLNGAPVMATDLRASASLVIAGLVAKGETYVERIYHIDRGYECIEEKLQLLGAKIRRLPG
- a CDS encoding BolA family protein; protein product: MQAEDVAKILTESLQGCEVKVAGEGNHFQLTIVGEVFEGLSSVKRQQTVYACLNSYIADGTIHAITMKTYTPAEWQKVS
- a CDS encoding STAS domain-containing protein, with product MVAEVNALNTDTLMLVGDVTADNVVSIRSNGEAIISRMASKGIIDLARLSSANTITLSLLLSWLRFAKHNNVSLTIAHLPSQLFDMARVSGLELILPFESA
- a CDS encoding MlaC/ttg2D family ABC transporter substrate-binding protein, producing MAFAFLIGFCIFDWWSSVIMMASFMRLTQYLIVSVLFSSIAVAGSIESDVKKIVEDSTSQLVEKLNQEKATYDENPERFYREMDIALSKLVDFKRIAARVMGKNARTATKDQRARFLDSFKQSLYVAYSKALVESGAFEISVEDVMVNPRSDKKASVNLVVTSASGNQYPVVYSMNYGKNNKWMLENVIVNGVNVGLAFRDRFSQEMRTQQGDIDKVIESWSAQIDVESADASAQ
- the hisG gene encoding ATP phosphoribosyltransferase; protein product: MSDTLTIALSKGRILKETLPLIAAAGIEPLEDISKSRKLIFDTTDSRVKLIIIRATDVPTYVQYGGADMGVTGKDVLMEHGADGLYEPLDLKISECRLMTAAKTGAKPVKGRLKVATKFVNLAKQYYARQGIQADIIKLYGAMELAPILGLADEIVDIVDTGNTLKANGLEPRELIHNISSRLVVNRASMKMKHHHIQSIIDQLAEAVK
- the hisD gene encoding histidinol dehydrogenase yields the protein MNDKSTTTGVSITRLISSDTAFDEQLSKVLAWDEAADHQVHEVVKDILSHVKGRGDAAILEYTQRFDSVDARSMAELEISQQRLIEALDKVTPEQKQALQTAADRVRSYHEKQIQSSWNYTEADGTVLGQQVVAMDRVGLYVPGGKAAYPSSVLMNAIPAKVAGVKELIMVVPTPKGEVNELVLAAAAISGVDRVFTIGGAQAVAALAYGSETVPAVDKIVGPGNIYVATAKREVFGTVGIDMIAGPSEILVICDGKTDPDWIAMDLFSQAEHDENAQSILISQDKQYLDQVQESIDKLLQTMERKDIIKASIEGRAAFIQVKDLSDAIAVSNRIAPEHLELSVEDPDALLPEIRHAGAIFMGRYTAEALGDYCAGPNHVLPTSGTARFSSPLGVYDFQKRSSIIKFSADGASEMGKVASILARGEGLTAHARSAEYRIKDES